In Bicyclus anynana chromosome 1, ilBicAnyn1.1, whole genome shotgun sequence, a single window of DNA contains:
- the LOC112051246 gene encoding N-acetylgalactosamine kinase produces the protein MNGHSSDLVPIAKVPHNERIQKIIEEFHNEYGCQPTFVARVPGRVNLIGEHIDYCGYPVLPMALEQDILVAGSLIEEYKLCIRNANPKYESLELEITANEDITIKADKDGKPYWFNYVLCGIKGALEHLNNEVSTGLKLYIDGNIPPASGLSSSSALVSAACLAFLYAHNATLNKTDIASLCARCERYIGTQGGGMDQAIAFLAEKYCAQYITWNPLKATKVILPEEATFVVAHSLAEINKAATNDYNRRVIECRLASKILALTQDNIKDHSIINLSQVQKMLDKTLEDMVALVYQRLPKMIYTKDEVCKILEITEEEMDERYLTPNTRHLTEFKLKQRALHVYEEANRVEKFRKTCMQSMNGKANGSNNNQTRSSGDENETLNSLGNLMSNSHESLKSLYECSHKNLDLLVDISSKFNVHSRLTGAGWGGCIVALCPKDKVKEYIEMLENEYYVKHCNIEKNKAKSYIFATMPNYGAIVYVTK, from the coding sequence atgaacgGACATAGTAGTGATCTAGTGCCGATAGCAAAAGTCCCACACAATGAAAGGATTCAGAAGATTATTGAAGAATTTCACAATGAGTATGGATGCCAACCAACGTTTGTAGCTCGAGTTCCCGGCCGTGTTAATTTAATCGGTGAACATATTGATTATTGTGGCTATCCGGTGTTGCCTATGGCTTTGGAACAAGATATTTTAGTGGCGGGAAGTTTGATTGaagaatataaattatgtatacgAAATGCAAATCCGAAATACGAGAGTTTAGAATTAGAAATAACTGCGAATGAAGATATTACGATCAAGGCTGATAAAGATGGGAAGCCTTATTGGTTCAATTACGTTTTGTGTGGAATAAAAGGAGCATTAGAACATTTAAACAATGAAGTTTCCACTGGACTTAAACTTTACATTGACGGCAATATTCCACCCGCTTCAGGATTGTCGAGTTCTTCGGCTTTGGTCAGTGCAGCTTGTCTAGCATTTTTGTATGCTCATAATGcaacattaaataaaactgaTATAGCGTCTTTATGTGCGAGATGTGAACGTTACATTGGAACACAGGGAGGCGGAATGGATCAGGCTATTGCATTTTTAGCAGAAAAATATTGCGCGCAATACATAACGTGGAATCCTCTAAAAGCTACAAAAGTTATCTTGCCAGAAGAGGCAACTTTCGTTGTGGCGCACAGTTTAGCGGAAATTAATAAAGCCGCAACTAACGATTACAACAGAAGAGTAATAGAATGTCGCCTTGCCAGTAAAATATTAGCTTTAACGCAAGATAACATTAAAGATCACagtataataaatttaagtcAAGTACAAAAAATGTTAGATAAAACTTTGGAAGACATGGTAGCATTAGTTTATCAACGATTGCCAAAAATGATTTACACTAAAGATGAAGTATGCAAAATATTAGAAATCACCGAAGAAGAAATGGATGAACGGTACCTGACGCCAAACACGAGGCATTTGACAGAGTTCAAGCTCAAACAAAGAGCTCTGCACGTATATGAAGAGGCTAATAGAGTAGAAAAATTTCGTAAAACATGTATGCAATCAATGAATGGCAAGGCTAACGGATCGAATAATAACCAAACTCGTTCCTCTGGTGACGAAAACGAGACACTGAATTCTTTAGGAAATTTAATGTCAAACAGCCATGAAAGTTTGAAATCTCTATACGAGTGCTCTCATAAAAATTTAGATCTATTAGTAGATATATCGAGTAAATTTAATGTTCACTCTAGGCTGACGGGTGCAGGTTGGGGCGGTTGCATCGTCGCATTGTGCCCAAAGGATAAAGTTAAAGAATACATTGAAATGTTAGAAAATGAATATTACGTGAAACACTGTAACATCGAGAAGAATAAAGCAAAATCGTACATATTTGCTACTATGCCCAATTACGGTGCAATAgtttatgtaactaaataa
- the LOC112048065 gene encoding zinc finger protein 32-like isoform X2, protein MSHILDFNKICRACLSDSGPLKDLFTACSSGVFKYCTSVEIAATDPLPKLICQACLDLLNKLYYFKQVVVRSNVILKQQCRLKNIQTKIDHPTMEGNEIVEVNITEMNEELNNSTSECMENADKSEKPSVDAILISQILQRRRRRGPGRPPKDPDGPKRRRERMKCMKCGKSFQKYENFEAHMRGHFGKKPDIQCAHCDKTFMSLRSLSSHARIHSAVHIETHSNQKNYSCSQCGKKFAQPGNLKIHLIRHTGIKNYACTMCDMRFYIKADLVKHMRSHSADKPFSCQLCDKTFKSRSFLAIHMRTHTGERPYACDLCPKRFMARKDLRNHRMIHTGEKPHKCQLCNQAFIQKCALNRHMKGHGKTNDETQSLIRPQLPPVNNTPPIPMAYAQWHTN, encoded by the exons ATGTCTCACATATTAGACTTCAACAAAATATGCCGCGCTTGTTTATCAGATTCAGGGCCTCTCAAGGATTTGTTTACAGCTTGTTCTTCCGGAGTGTTCAAGTATTGTACTTCTGTCGAG ATTGCAGCCACTGATCCTCTGCCGAAGCTGATATGTCAGGCATGTCTGGACTTGTTGAACAAGCTGTATTACTTCAAGCAAGTGGTTGTGAGATCCAATGTTATATTGAAGCAGCAATGCAGGttaaag aacattcaaacaaaaatagaCCATCCAACTATGGAAGGGAATGAGATTGTGGAGGTGAACATCACTGAGATGAATGAAGAACTGAACAACAGCACCAGTGAATGTATGGAGAATGCAGATAAATCTGAGAAGCCCTCAGTTGATGCGATACTCATCAG TCAGATCCTGCAGAGGCGACGGCGGCGCGGGCCCGGCCGCCCGCCCAAGGACCCCGACGGGCCCAAGAGGCGGCGCGAGCGGATGAAGTGCATGAAGTGCGGGAAGAGCTTCCAGAAATATGAGAACTTCGAAGCTCATATGCGCGGTCACTTTGGAAAGAAG CCCGACATACAGTGCGCGCACTGCGACAAGACGTTCATGTCACTGCGCAGCCTGAGCAGCCACGCGCGCATCCACTCCGCG GTGCACATAGAGACGCACAGCAACCAGAAGAACTACAGCTGTTCGCAGTGCGGCAAGAAGTTCGCGCAGCCCGGCAACCTCAAGATACACCTCATCCGCCACACCGGCATCAAGAACTACGCCTGCACCATGTGCGACATGAGGTTCTACATCAAG GCCGACCTCGTAAAGCACATGCGGTCGCACTCAGCAGACAAGCCATTCTCCTGCCAACTATGTGACAAGACCTTCAAGAGCAGAAGTTTCCTCGCTATACACATGAGGACGCACACAG GCGAAAGACCGTACGCCTGCGATCTGTGCCCAAAGAGGTTCATGGCGAGGAAGGACCTCCGCAACCACAGAATGATCCACACGGGAGAGAAGCCGCACAAATGCCAGCTGTGCAACCAGGCCTTCATACAGAAGTGCGCCTTGAACAGACACATGAAAGGTCACGGGAAGACCAACGACGAGACCCAGAGTCTCATACGACCACAGTTGCCGCCTGTCAACAATACACCACCGATACCCATGGCGTATGCGCAGTGGCATACAAACTGA
- the LOC112048065 gene encoding zinc finger protein 32-like isoform X1, whose protein sequence is MSHILDFNKICRACLSDSGPLKDLFTACSSGVFKYCTSVEIAATDPLPKLICQACLDLLNKLYYFKQVVVRSNVILKQQCRLKNIQTKIDHPTMEGNEIVEVNITEMNEELNNSTSECMENADKSEKPSVDAILISQILQRRRRRGPGRPPKDPDGPKRRRERMKCMKCGKSFQKYENFEAHMRGHFGKKPDIQCAHCDKTFMSLRSLSSHARIHSAVRKYQCLACGKSFAYLNVLKNHELIHSGERKHQCHLCDAKFVQAYNLKVHIETHSNQKNYSCSQCGKKFAQPGNLKIHLIRHTGIKNYACTMCDMRFYIKADLVKHMRSHSADKPFSCQLCDKTFKSRSFLAIHMRTHTGERPYACDLCPKRFMARKDLRNHRMIHTGEKPHKCQLCNQAFIQKCALNRHMKGHGKTNDETQSLIRPQLPPVNNTPPIPMAYAQWHTN, encoded by the exons ATGTCTCACATATTAGACTTCAACAAAATATGCCGCGCTTGTTTATCAGATTCAGGGCCTCTCAAGGATTTGTTTACAGCTTGTTCTTCCGGAGTGTTCAAGTATTGTACTTCTGTCGAG ATTGCAGCCACTGATCCTCTGCCGAAGCTGATATGTCAGGCATGTCTGGACTTGTTGAACAAGCTGTATTACTTCAAGCAAGTGGTTGTGAGATCCAATGTTATATTGAAGCAGCAATGCAGGttaaag aacattcaaacaaaaatagaCCATCCAACTATGGAAGGGAATGAGATTGTGGAGGTGAACATCACTGAGATGAATGAAGAACTGAACAACAGCACCAGTGAATGTATGGAGAATGCAGATAAATCTGAGAAGCCCTCAGTTGATGCGATACTCATCAG TCAGATCCTGCAGAGGCGACGGCGGCGCGGGCCCGGCCGCCCGCCCAAGGACCCCGACGGGCCCAAGAGGCGGCGCGAGCGGATGAAGTGCATGAAGTGCGGGAAGAGCTTCCAGAAATATGAGAACTTCGAAGCTCATATGCGCGGTCACTTTGGAAAGAAG CCCGACATACAGTGCGCGCACTGCGACAAGACGTTCATGTCACTGCGCAGCCTGAGCAGCCACGCGCGCATCCACTCCGCGGTACGCAAATACCAATGCCTCGCGTGCGGCAAGAGCTTCGCCTACCTCAACGTGCTCAAAAACCACGAGCTCATCCACAGCGGCGAGCGCAAGCACCAGTGCCACCTGTGCGACGCCAAGTTTGTGCAGGCTTACAACCTCAAG GTGCACATAGAGACGCACAGCAACCAGAAGAACTACAGCTGTTCGCAGTGCGGCAAGAAGTTCGCGCAGCCCGGCAACCTCAAGATACACCTCATCCGCCACACCGGCATCAAGAACTACGCCTGCACCATGTGCGACATGAGGTTCTACATCAAG GCCGACCTCGTAAAGCACATGCGGTCGCACTCAGCAGACAAGCCATTCTCCTGCCAACTATGTGACAAGACCTTCAAGAGCAGAAGTTTCCTCGCTATACACATGAGGACGCACACAG GCGAAAGACCGTACGCCTGCGATCTGTGCCCAAAGAGGTTCATGGCGAGGAAGGACCTCCGCAACCACAGAATGATCCACACGGGAGAGAAGCCGCACAAATGCCAGCTGTGCAACCAGGCCTTCATACAGAAGTGCGCCTTGAACAGACACATGAAAGGTCACGGGAAGACCAACGACGAGACCCAGAGTCTCATACGACCACAGTTGCCGCCTGTCAACAATACACCACCGATACCCATGGCGTATGCGCAGTGGCATACAAACTGA
- the LOC112051255 gene encoding zinc finger protein 501: protein MPGSSKLCRACLTATDSFQYSLFENVSPDVYWFCTNIEIAKEDVLPKAICNTCYDLITKFSEFKRTCLQSQNTLLVYYSVAPESKKLDWLNNDPKVVETQNNDLNALVENYEDVTVKVEHFGTNNDDDFDNTELPNSSEVTAKENKTHKKVRVKTSKRRKLRKCELCRKSFDSREKFERHKLAHQKTKSLKCTPCKKTFMTLSGLKKHHLSWHERVRLSSVTCRTCGKIVKSRETLRVHQKLHGERSLFICNVCGKGCTTGVILKAHLETHKENRERQFTCEHCGKKFYTNKILMSHVQKCHTDKRYICQVCSYPFTDKHNLAKHLLKHEGKGRLYKCDICNKTFTARSSYVEHQRAHSGERPFTCTYCSKSFIAKRRLIEHNRTHTGEKPHKCSVCEHSFTQRGTLTRHMKVHDRGVPVIK from the exons ATGCCAGGTTCTAGTAAACTATGTCGTGCTTGTCTAACAGCAACAGACAGTTTTCAATATAGTTTATTTGAAAATGTTTCGCCGGATGTTTATTGGTTTTGCACTAATATTGAG ATAGCTAAAGAAGATGTTCTGCCAAAAGCAATATGTAACACATGTTATGATCTTATAACAAAGTTTTCAGAGTTCAAGAGGACTTGTCTACAATCCCAGAACACTTTACTTGTATATTATTCAGTTGCGCCAGAAAGTAAAAAGCTTGACTGGCTTAACAATGACCCTAAAGTGGTAGAGACGCAAAACAATGATTTGAACGCACTTGTTGAAAACTATGAAGATGTTACAGTCAAAGTTGAACACTTTGGGACAAATAATGACGATG ATTTTGACAATACTGAGCTTCCTAATTCATCAGAAGTTACAGCAAAGgaaaataaaacacataaaaa agttaGAGTTAAAACAAGTAAGAGAAGGAAGCTGAGAAAATGCGAATTGTGTAGAAAAAGTTTTGATTCTCGTGAAAAATTTGAGCGTCACAAGTTGGCACATCAAAAAACG AAATCTCTAAAATGCACGCCATGCAAAAAAACCTTTATGACGTTGAGCGGTTTGAAGAAGCACCACCTCAGCTGGCACGAGCGCGTCAGGCTCAGCAGCGTCACGTGTCGCACGTGCGGCAAGATAGTGAAGAGCCGCGAGACGCTGCGCGTTCACCAGAAGCTGCACGGCGAACGGAGCCTGTTCATATGCAACGTGTGCGGGAAGGGCTGCACCACTGGCGTCATTCTAAAG GCGCATCTAGAAACGCACAAAGAAAACAGAGAACGTCAATTCACATGCGAGCACTGCGGCAAAAAGTTCTACACAAACAAGATACTGATGTCACATGTGCAAAAGTGTCACACGGACAAGAGATACATTTGCCAAGTGTGCAGCTACCCGTTCACGGACAAACACAACTTAGCCAAGCATCTGTTGAAGCACGAGGGCAAAGGGAGATTGTATAAATGTGATATTTGTAACAAGACGTTCACTGCCAGGTCATCGTACGTGGAACATCAGAGAGCTCATTCTGGGGAACGTCCCTTCACGTGTACGTATTGTTCGAAGAGCTTCATTGCTAAGAGACGATTGATAGAACACAATCGCACACACACCGGGGAAAAGCCGCATAAGTGTTCAGTGTGTGAGCACAGTTTCACTCAACGGGGTACATTGACTCGACATATGAAGGTTCATGATAGAGGTGTTCCTGTGATAAAGTAG